In the genome of Bacteroidales bacterium, the window TGGCATGCTGCAATACGGTTTTGCCGCTACCGAATGGTCCGGGAATAAATCCGGTTCCGCCTTCAACAATTGGGTTCAGGGTATCAATGGTCCGAACCCCGGTTTCAAGAAGCTTGAAAGGCCGCGGTTTTTCCCTGTAATTCTTGATGGCTTTTTTTACCGGCCATTTCTGAACCATTGTCACTTCAACATCCTTGCCTTTTTCGTCGGTGAGGGTCGCAATTACATCATAGACTTTGAACTTGCCGGCTTTGGCAATTTTTTTCACTGTATATTTTCCTTCGAACACAAAGGGAACCATGATGCGGTGCGGAATTGAGTTCTCCTTCACTTCGCCAAGCCAGTCGGCAGCTATCACCTGATCGCCTTCTTTGGCTGTGGGTTCGAAATCCCATACTTTGTCCGGATCGAGGGCGCGGGTGTAATCGCCGCGTTTCAGGAACACGCCTTTCATTTCATCAAGGTCGTGTTGAAGTCCATCGTAGTTTCGTCCCAGAATGCCGGGTCCCAAAGTAACTTCAAGCATGTGGCCCTTGAACTCCACGTTAGCTCCAGGCTTCAGGCCACGGGTGCTTTCAAAAACCTGGATATAGGCTTTGTTGCCCATAACCTTGATCACCTCGGCCATGAGGTCGGTGCCTTCGTGGCTGATGTAGCAAATTTCATTTTGGGCCACAGGTCCATCAACCTCAACAATAACAAGGTTGGCAATGATGCCGTTAACCTTTCCAGTGGTTAAGTTGTTTTTAGTACTCATTATACATTAAATTCTTTAGGGAATTCATAACTATTTTCCAGGTCTTTCAACAAACGGCGGAACATTTCTTCGCCGGTTTTCTTGTCGAGTTTGAGCCAGCGTTCTACTATGCTTAGCTTGATCACAAAACCCAGGATCACTTCAATAGTAAAATAATTAAAGGTGTTAATATCATCAATATGGTTCCATCTAAGCTGGTCAATGGCTTTTTCGCGCTCAAGAAGATTGGTGTTCTCATTGATCTGGATCAGTTTCTCAACGAAAGGGAATTCGGCATTCAGACCAAAGTCCCGTGCATTGCTTTTGCGAATAGCAGTTGATACCGTGTTATTGCCTATCAATAAGTTGTCAACAGGAATTTTATGGCGACGCGCCGACAGTCCGGCAAGAATGTTTTTAAGGTCGCGTTCGAACTCAAACCAGGATCGCAAAAATTCGTTCTCCACTTTTGAGGTGTGGTCGTAAAAGAGCATTGTAAGCTGATCTTCCCAACTCATGTCAGCTTCTAAAGCCTGGCCTGTCTTAAACTGTGTGATAAATGTTTTCAGGTAATCGGGAAGGAATTCCGCTTCCTTGATCTCATCTTCCAATTCATCGAACGAATATTTGCCGGTACTATCAAACTCCACAATGTTTTTCAGCAGCATGTTAAGCACGTTGCGGTTGTCTATTGTGAGGAATAGTTGTTCAACCAAATTGTAATCGTCGGGATGCAAATGAATCTTCAACTCTTCCCTGAATTCCGCAAGTGAAACTGAAAGCTTGCTTTGCTCCAGGACGATGTCAGGTAAACCGGCCACCAGGTAGTAGTAATTCCTGCTAAACATTATTCTCCTCCGTAAAGCAGTTTTGTAGTTCTGGGTCGCAGGTAATTTTTGAAGAAATTCTCGAAATCTTCTTCGGTGAAGCTTAGCACATAGCTTTTATCGCCCGGGCCGATGCGGAAACCTCCACTCATTTTATCATCGAGTTCAACCTTCAGTTTTCCGTTAAGCGTTTCGCGGGTTTTGGCTTCAAAGTACGAACCCATTTTCTCTGCATCTTCTTTGGGCAAAGAAAGCGCCAAATCAATACTACCTGATTTTGAATCCCAGTTTTTGATCACTGTTTCAATGATTCTTTTTACAAAATCCTTGTCTTTGAAAGCTTCCTTAATTGGTTCGGCAACCAAACGTGTAGTAACCATTGAGGTAATTTGCTGTTTGATAGCCGAGATGGACTGACGTGCCGACATCTGTACTTCGCTGGCTACGTTCTTGCGCA includes:
- a CDS encoding DUF2764 family protein, with protein sequence MFSRNYYYLVAGLPDIVLEQSKLSVSLAEFREELKIHLHPDDYNLVEQLFLTIDNRNVLNMLLKNIVEFDSTGKYSFDELEDEIKEAEFLPDYLKTFITQFKTGQALEADMSWEDQLTMLFYDHTSKVENEFLRSWFEFERDLKNILAGLSARRHKIPVDNLLIGNNTVSTAIRKSNARDFGLNAEFPFVEKLIQINENTNLLEREKAIDQLRWNHIDDINTFNYFTIEVILGFVIKLSIVERWLKLDKKTGEEMFRRLLKDLENSYEFPKEFNV
- a CDS encoding V-type ATP synthase subunit E produces the protein MESKLQELTSRIYNEGIEKANTEAAIILENAQKEADRIVEDAKKEAQKLQETAKHETEEMRKNVASEVQMSARQSISAIKQQITSMVTTRLVAEPIKEAFKDKDFVKRIIETVIKNWDSKSGSIDLALSLPKEDAEKMGSYFEAKTRETLNGKLKVELDDKMSGGFRIGPGDKSYVLSFTEEDFENFFKNYLRPRTTKLLYGGE